One Perca flavescens isolate YP-PL-M2 chromosome 5, PFLA_1.0, whole genome shotgun sequence genomic window, taaataaaatgtttcaatTGCAGTTATTCCTATTGTTTGTTACACTGAATTAACTTTCATTAACAGACCAGTCAGGTCATGTGTAATGTGCCTTTAGCAACTGTTTAATACagctgaaaaaaaagtcattgattGGCCCACAGGCACACAGCATCACTTATCCGTACTCCGACCCCTTGTCTTTTCTTATTTAGACGTCATGTTCATTCATCTGACTGGATCTGTGTGCATAACAGGGAGGAAGCATTCTCGAAAAACTAGCCAAGAGGAATGCAATGATATTTGTTCCTTAAATTCACAAGGATGGACATGCATGCTCAATTGTATTTTGGCGATGTCACAGTGACGTTAAAGTCGTATGATTGAACGTCATGTTTAGTTAAAACAAAAAGGTCTTTCCCACAGTTCACCTCCTTATAAGGAACTGTATTCTTGGAAAGATGTAAAAGATGCCATAAAAGAACTGAACACTAACAAATAATGGTGCAATAGCAAtctgactttttcttttcttttattattgtatttactatatttattgtttttattctgtgtCTTTTGCCTTTATAAGGGTACTACTGAGGGTGAGTTAAGGAAACATTTCGTTGGACAGCTGCTGTCCAATGACAATAAAACGTATTCTACTCTATAAAATGGAAGAAAATCTTAGTTGTTTCAGCTATTTGTGACATACTCTCATGCTGAAACATGGCCATTTTTGGGGGGTATGTAAATGAAAGAGCACAGTCCACTACCAGAAGacattacacacatacacataaacatagGCGTGTACACCTGACTGTGTCCCTATAGAAGAAGAAACAGGAGGTGTTTGGAGGTTGTTCTATAATCTACATGTCTGCAGGGGCAATTTCTGTGCGTCAGGGACATTTTTTGGGGTGAGATTTCACAAACCGCTCTTTCAACAACAAAGCCAGTGACCTTTTAGCGAACACCCGCTTACAGTTAATTTGAGGGGTGAGACCAGTGCTTGTCACTGCTTGTGTGCTCAATTTATACAACAGATCAGCGATGCAACTTGACTGAAGTGCCTCTTTGGGTTTTTGTTGACGGTCATGCCACTCTGTTGCTGATGCATTGCCAAAGCCTGGAACGTGGATGTTTTAGCAAAGGCTTGTTTCATAATTCCAAGGGAATACATACATTCTGAAGTGCACTGAAGTAAAACAGTTGTCCATACTGTAGTTATTTTCAATGATGGATAATGTGAGAATGAGTCACGGTAAAATAATTCCTGATTATCCCCAGGGCTAAAGCTTTGGTTCAACACTGACTTTAGAGGACACATGCATGGGATCAAATCAACCAGAGAGGCCAATGAATGTAAATAATGTACATCTGAAGCTGTGACTCACTAGAAAAACACATCTCCCCCTCATTAGAGCTTTCAATGCTGCGACAACTGTCCATTTCTTGATTTCATTTGTGTGTGCTACTGTCACAGTCACATTGTtatttcagagcatcagagtcCCACTCCTGGTGCTTCCATATGACAAGGTATGagcaatgcatgtgtgtgcgtgcaccaTGCATGCACAGGTTATCCAAAGTAATGTATCTAAGATAAATACTGATGATGATTCATTTGAGAAAAGCATGCAGAATCATGCTGCTTaaaaagctaaacatgactttctgttgttgctgttcTGAATTGGTGATTAACGTTGCAGCCCAACACCCACCAGCAAGACCtcattcacaatgtattcaattCTGTTGAGGTCAACATTTAAAAGACCTTTGAACCACTACAGCAGCTCAACATCATACACAGAAAACATTTAACAATTCTCTGTAAGGGGATACTACAGTAGCCTAAGCCTGATACAGAAATAGTAGTGCAGCCTACTATGAAAGAAATCACagccagcaaaaaaaaaggtacaagaTCATTTGTTATGACCACTGAAGTGGTAGCCTGGAATTCTCGTTAACGTTAGCCCTCAGCCGGGAACTCCTATTCCCTCAGTAAATCACAAACACCTGGAAGAAACTCGTCAAAGCCCAGTAATATAATGCTATGATTACAGTATTAACAAATCGGCATTGAAGCACCTTCAAATGAGTTTATCTCTCATTTGTTTTCATTGAAAAGGAGTCAAAAAGTTGTCACCTCCCGACGCCAGCTCCACCAGAAGCGACCACCAAAGCAGACCGCGGAGCCACAACTCCTTCTGGGTGTTTTTCACAACGGAGTCCATCTTTCTTCTCCCGGTGGAAACACGAATGTTACATATTTACAGACATGATTTTACTTCTCTTTACGCTTCGGCAAATACCGTCAAACACAACagttgtgcgtgtgtgagtgaagCTACGCAGCAGAGCAGAACCTGAACTGAGACACCGATGTAGGTCTTCGCTAAACTCCGCctcgtgtgtgtgcgcgcgtgtgcgtgtgtgtgtgtgcgtatgttcttctcaaagaaaaaaaaagtatattaatctcagttttcaaaacaaaagaagaaggaGGGAAAATTGCTGGCCAGCTCTATTGATCAGATTACAGGTAGGCCTACTTTAATGTAGGCTACTAGCTATAAAAAGAACCttcgtttttaatttaaggtgGAAATTCCTCCACATTTGGTCAGGTTAATTCATGGATACATTTGACTGCAATAtattaaagtgttttattttgttataacctccgtttaaaagttttttaaaaCCCTCAAAAACTTTTTTGAGCCAATCCTACCTTTCCTATTCAAGGTATTTTAATGGGATAGCTGCATGGTTTAACAGCTTTTAAGGggtaacataaataaataaataatgttgttctgtaaaatgataaaagaaGAACCAAACATGGCAACTTTTGTGCAGTTCCGACTGTTTTCCTCCTCGTTTTGACGAATTTAGCCCCTGATCAGCTCTACTTTCTCCAATAACAGATCCTGGTCCAGTTTAGCCTCATCCAAACGagcttttcacaataagagaCACCTTTATGAAACAGCCCTTTGACGGTTATCCGATGGCTTGTTGTTTACTCATTTGGTGGctgtaataaaaacaaattgtagctttttaattaaaaattgtGTGAGAGTGGCTATATTTTTAAGTCAAacgaaaatgtaaataaagctggGGAGGGtcttgttttttatattttttttaatttaaatgttcaTACAGTCCCCAAAAGGTGGAGTGGCACTAACAATAGAGACAAATCCATATGTATATAAATGTTATGGTATAGCTCAGATTAGCTCAGAATAATCTGGGCACCACCAACACATTCCAATCTAGGAAAAGTAAAACtataaataatgtatataataatgTAACTTCCAATTATGCCCAGTCCCTGCAGCAATCTGCAGCCATAGAAAATATCTTTCATATGTTGTAAAATGTATGATTAAATGCTCCATTGTTGAGACTGCATGTATTTGAATGTGTTGTTCTGAGAGATTTGTAgtcaataaagaaaaaaagcaaatggtTAGTTCCTTCATGTTGGGTTTAATGTGTCTGAGATCAATAAATAGTTATTCAagaaaaaatattacaataaatcaagaaaaatgtttcattttataaaaacatgCAAGTTAATGAATCAAAATATCAAAGCAACATCAGTAAGATATagttggccaaaaaaaaaaaacaagatatatAGAGTGTAACTGTTCTCCCATTTCAGTACTATGTATAAGTgtgctttgctttttttataatACTCTTATTGCTTCATAATTGATTTCACTTTTCTTAACTTGTATTTTACATTACTGCAAACTGGACAACAAGTTTTCAAGACAATATTAGAATCAGGTTATTCAGATTCTACTTCACACAAGAGTTTATATCAAAAACCAATCGGATGCAACTGCTGGATTTACTCAATTACAATCTGTTGAAAATATAAATCATTATTATGGAATCACAATCAAGTTAAAATCAAGGCTTAATACAATTCATTGTGAGGTATTAGAGCAGATACTGTAAACAAAGTAAGTGTATGGCACAATCATTAAAATATTAGTGATGAATGGATGTTTTTCTGACGCTCTGAAGGGTCGTCAGCAGGTTCCCAAAAGTTTTCTGTACTCATGTTTGATGCAGCTGTAGATGCAATGGTAGAAGCGCCTGTCTGACACCATGAGGTCAGTGACGATCTCAGTGTGGTCAACTCTGGGCAGCAGGTGGAGCGACACCTTTATGGACAGCGTGGTGAGGAGCTCAGAGAGCTTTATGGAAGATTCAAAAGGAACGATAATGTCATTGGTCCCGTGGAGCAAAACGAACGGAGGCACTCTGGCAGAAATGGAAACAAGAGAATATTGTGCATGAAAAATGTTGTATTGAATAACAGATGCAACCGATTTCATgaagattattttattttggtctTCTTGTCTccacagaaaaatactttgcacatATACAACGTGAGAAAGGGTAATAACTTcatattatgttatatatatatatatatatatatatatataatggataAGGCACCAGCAGGTTTTGGAAATATGCCTAAATATGAATGCTCTACACATTATTTATTGTGTGGATTCATTATATAGAAATCAACATACATGTACTAAAGATTGCCCTGgaattattactgtatatatatataattatagttAATATAGAGGGGTTGTATTGAAGTTTAAGCTCTATCTATAGTAGTGGATATGTGAATGAATGTTATGCACTTATGCCTGATTTCATGTGGAAGTTGTTGAtggtgcacaaaaaaaaaggtcaccCCCTACAAAAGATGGCTTCTCAGGATGTAACACCATTTGTCTTCTTGTCTCACCTGTTCAGTTTGTCCTGGCTCAACGTCTTCAGTAAGTGTGTTGGTGAGTAGTACGGGAAGTTCTCCACTCCATTCATGGCTTTATGCATGGTGGAGACATATTCGACTGCCCGCTTCTGCTCGTGCTCATAATGGTCCATGATGTTGTACACGCCACTCAGACCTGTCCGGAAAAATATGAGAGATTAACTGAAAAGAATTCTGGCATTTGatttttggaaaatatgaaAGAGGGAGATGTTTAAAGTCCTATTGTGAAAACTTCACTGCCCTCAGATCATAGCAaaggcaataaaaaaaacattttcaacagcAATTCAGAAGCCACAAAATTATCTTTgtgacacacatacatttattaAAGTTGAGTTTACTTTAGCACAAAATATGGTTGCAATTGTGACTGATGCACTGCACATAAATCCTTACCAATAACTCCTCTAATTGCCAGTGAAATGTCCCTCAGCTTGCTGGCCTCTATGAAAAGCTCCTCTCTTGCATCAATGAGAAACAGAGTGGTCAGTGCACACAAATGTGCACCCGCTGAATGGCCTATTAATACTATGTTGTCctacaaaagacaaaaaaacatgacaacatgTGTAATGAACACTGGGTCAATGTGGATCAGTACTCTCCAAGAAAACATTATTATATAAGCTtgttaataaattagaaaccgATGAGACCGTTTGGATCAGTGCTACTCATACTGAAAGAGAAATGTTTTAGAATGTATTCATGATATGAGTTTAGTCTGTGAGCTTAAAGGACCCATGAAATTGCTTTAATATAATCATTTCCCACATGCTTGGACAACATTTTTTCTGCATGAAAAGGGATTTTGGTAAAAGGGAATGGATTCAGGAAATGTTAAGCTTTGGAACATATTTAAGATTTCCAACTTTTggggttttaaaataaatggtcaATCTTACCATTGTAATCTGAAAGTTTTCCTCAATTTCCAAAGAATCCTTGATATTATATCTTATACTTATCTGACTTGAATACTAAGATATTTCTTACTTTGTCAAAGTTGAACTTCTCACCACTCTCTTGGGCCCAAACCAAGCAGTCAGCAATATCTTGGACCATCCCTAAAACGTTCCCCTGGCAATTAGATGAAACAAGCAGTCAGTTCAGATACCACAGTAACATTTATAATGACATGTCTTATCTGCCATTTGAGTTACTTACTGCAGTATAATTCTTACTTATAGTTCATAAATATGAGAAATACTGTTCACGTTCCAGTGACACTCTGAATTTGTTGAATAAATCGTTAATCCAATTAGACAACGGCATGTTGTTCTAAAGCTTTTACCTTTGGATAGGTGAAGTAATCAGGACAAATGACAGTTGCACTCAGTTCTTCAGCCATCTGCCTCGCCAGCAGACAGTAAATGGATCGATCTCCGGAGCCCCATGCGCCTCCATAGACGAAAACCACCAGCGGTGCAGGCACATCTTTAGACATGCCCACGTTTGGAGGGTGGTACAAGTCCAGCTTGTTGCTTCGGCGGCCAAATTTGATTCCCTTTGAGTCCAGACAGACAAAACCGTAAACTCTGACACCATTTTTTAGGTATTACATAACAAATGTTCCATCGAGTTAAAGTGATGAATGCTGAGACAAACGTAACATTAAGATTCGTTAACACACCTTTTCATAATGCTTACGGTTTTCGTCATTCTTGTACCATGACTTCCACTGAAAGTAAAGTCTCCCATATTGCAGATATTTAAGAGTTTCCAGCACAGCTTTGGTCAAACAGTATATTCGCCTGAAGGAGAGGCCAAACATGAAAAAGGGGATTAAAAACTGACTTTTCCTAATGAGTAAAAAACAAGTACAGATCTACAGTATTTTACAAGTTACCTTGGTTTCAGGGCTTCTATGTACTTCTTATATCCAGGCTTATTGGGCCAGCCATAAATCCACTGGGTAGCCAGAGAGATGGAGTATGGGAGGCCCACCAACAGGACCCCCACCGACACAGGCAGTGACATGTGATATTTTAACCCTGACCttcaaaagtaaaaagaaaatgcattaaTATATTTCTCTTTCAAAAGCAATATCACTCAATGTTCTTCAAAATGTGGTCTTTGAGAGGCTCTTACATGTtgtggttctgtctgtctgtcttacctACAAAGATGAGAGAAACTTGTCATTGGTTATATTGCTATCAGAAAcaatgtttaataaataatgtaCTAATGTTTTATAGATCACTTAATGAGGTATTAATAAATGGGTTGGCAGGTTGTGTCCATCATCATATAGCCTTGTGGTTCATCATATAAAAGCTCCAATCGACCGTTTGATCACTAAACTTTTAGAAAAATGCTGCAGAGCATCAAAATCCATTTGCTAATAACTAATTAACATTTGCAATACACGACCTGATGGAttgctattaaaaaaaaaaactttcttatTAACTTGTTCATATTTATGATTCCAAATTAATTACTGAGATTTGCTGTTGGCTTATTAGAAAGTGAGACCCTTAATATCACTGACTTATTAACATTTGTAAATGCTTGTCTGATGGCTAATAAGTAGCAATTAATTAGACACTTGTTACCCTTAATTAATGACTATTAATGGCTTACCAGCCAGAGAAAATTTTTCACAACCTGGCTACCCAAACGTTGTTTTAATTAATGGCTTATGACTTATGTATAGAACATTATTAAATGGTGTATATATCATTAATAACGCCATTATGTATACAATCTTAATATTGGGTTACATATAAAGTGGTACCGTTACccagttttttttacatgtaccAGTGCGACCTCTAATGGGCCTTTACACAATAACACCGCTGCTTGTTAAAAGCTCCATCATTATCTAGCTATGCTTCTACTCGGTGAAAGAATAACACACAAATCACATCATCCTTTGATAAGGGCTACTGACGTCGCATGGTCAATTggtattagctagctagcaataaGCTACATTTGGATGAAAGTAATTAACGTTACATGTTGTGGTCACCTGCTTTTCACATTTTCGGTGTAACGTTAAAGCTAGCTAAGTGAATGTTTACGTTAGCTCTTTCAATTTGAACACGGTAATGTTAACGTACAAACGAAAGAACTATTAGCAGTAAAGTTTTCTCAACGTTAACGTTGGATGTTTTGTAGCTACACCGGAAGCCAGCGTAAACATACCAACATATAATCATATGTAGCGCTCAATACTGAAGCTCATGTCCCGAAGTGGTTTGGTATTGAATTCTTTGACTCGGATGAAACGATGTGGCGGATAACCTCACACGTTACCTGACTGTCCTCCAAGCCGGTGTCGGCCGGTGTCGGCCTCACGCATACAAAGTTAAATACGGCTCTGCGAGAGGAAAAACCTCCTTACCTTCCGTTTTGGTAAGGAAAACCAGGTAGCTTCCGGTGTTCGTCAGAAGTATTATTAAACCAAGTGAGTAGCCGTATAGCTGATACACATTATAATACACAGATATgtaatctatttatttattaattttggtACACACTGATGTGCTCACGTTAATGAAATTTTGATGTGTCGGATTACACGGATTTCTATCTTTTGATACTCACCATCTCTGCACTGATAGCCTACCCCGGAAATAGATACTAAAGAACGAGCCCCTTTTATGTAAATAGCAGAAATCTAGTTTTTTTGTCAGGTTTATTGTTGATAATTGAATATTCGTTTTCTTCTCGTAACTTGAAGTCCGTTTCAATTTTACTGAATTTTTCTTCCCCAGCAGATGGACTTGTAGTTGGCTGATTGTTGCCTGCTTCGGTTGCATAATGACAGCTGTGCAAACTCTGTGCTGAGGAAGACCATGGGATGTGTCTGAAAGCTAATTTTAAAAAACGGAAACAAGCTATACAGTAAGTGGAGTGGACCTGACCTTGAT contains:
- the si:dkey-193c22.1 gene encoding probable isoprenylcysteine alpha-carbonyl methylesterase ICMEL2 isoform X1, with translation MREADTGRHRLGGQSGKTDRQNHNMSGLKYHMSLPVSVGVLLVGLPYSISLATQWIYGWPNKPGYKKYIEALKPRRIYCLTKAVLETLKYLQYGRLYFQWKSWYKNDENRKHYEKGIKFGRRSNKLDLYHPPNVGMSKDVPAPLVVFVYGGAWGSGDRSIYCLLARQMAEELSATVICPDYFTYPKGNVLGMVQDIADCLVWAQESGEKFNFDKDNIVLIGHSAGAHLCALTTLFLIDAREELFIEASKLRDISLAIRGVIGLSGVYNIMDHYEHEQKRAVEYVSTMHKAMNGVENFPYYSPTHLLKTLSQDKLNRVPPFVLLHGTNDIIVPFESSIKLSELLTTLSIKVSLHLLPRVDHTEIVTDLMVSDRRFYHCIYSCIKHEYRKLLGTC
- the si:dkey-193c22.1 gene encoding probable isoprenylcysteine alpha-carbonyl methylesterase ICME isoform X2, translating into MSGLKYHMSLPVSVGVLLVGLPYSISLATQWIYGWPNKPGYKKYIEALKPRRIYCLTKAVLETLKYLQYGRLYFQWKSWYKNDENRKHYEKGIKFGRRSNKLDLYHPPNVGMSKDVPAPLVVFVYGGAWGSGDRSIYCLLARQMAEELSATVICPDYFTYPKGNVLGMVQDIADCLVWAQESGEKFNFDKDNIVLIGHSAGAHLCALTTLFLIDAREELFIEASKLRDISLAIRGVIGLSGVYNIMDHYEHEQKRAVEYVSTMHKAMNGVENFPYYSPTHLLKTLSQDKLNRVPPFVLLHGTNDIIVPFESSIKLSELLTTLSIKVSLHLLPRVDHTEIVTDLMVSDRRFYHCIYSCIKHEYRKLLGTC